A single region of the Candidatus Poribacteria bacterium genome encodes:
- a CDS encoding Uma2 family endonuclease, whose product MAETQRNQPKPKLLSAQHTLLTAEDLWKQSDDGYRYELVKGVMRRMPPAGFEHGIRSAKIGRHLDAHVERHKLGYVCGAETGFKIAQNPDTVRAPDAAFVRQATIDERGISKGYWEGAPDLAVEVISPGDTYTEVAEKVDEWLNAGCAMVWVVNPRRETVEVYRSPKNMTVLRGDDMLEGGDVIEGFQCRVRDLFV is encoded by the coding sequence ATGGCAGAAACACAACGGAATCAACCAAAACCAAAATTGCTATCCGCTCAACACACTCTCTTAACAGCCGAAGACCTGTGGAAACAGTCGGATGATGGATATCGGTATGAATTGGTGAAAGGAGTAATGCGTAGAATGCCACCAGCCGGGTTTGAACACGGGATCCGATCGGCTAAAATTGGAAGACATCTCGATGCTCACGTTGAACGACATAAATTAGGCTATGTTTGTGGTGCCGAAACAGGATTTAAGATCGCCCAAAATCCAGATACTGTGCGTGCACCAGATGCAGCGTTTGTGCGTCAAGCCACAATTGATGAACGGGGTATTTCAAAGGGATACTGGGAAGGTGCCCCCGATCTTGCGGTTGAAGTCATCTCTCCAGGCGATACCTACACTGAAGTCGCAGAAAAGGTGGATGAATGGTTAAATGCCGGGTGTGCAATGGTGTGGGTTGTGAATCCACGTCGAGAAACCGTAGAAGTGTACCGATCTCCTAAGAATATGACCGTTTTGCGTGGAGATGACATGCTTGAGGGGGGCGATGTGATTGAAGGGTTTCAGTGTCGCGTTCGGGATCTATTTGTGTGA